From the genome of Desulfurobacteriaceae bacterium:
CATATCTGGGGCTGAGAGAATAGTTTCTGAGAAAGAGATAGAAAAAGTTTCAATGTCTCTTATAAAAAGAGCTCTTAACCACTCTAGAGGAAAGCCAGATTTTATAAATCTAAAAGTAGAAGAGATAAAGGAAGAAATTGTCTATATTTCCCCTCTACCAATTTTTGAAATAACAGGTTTCACATCCCCTTACGAGGTTCTAAAAAAACTCTTTGATTTAGCAAGAATACCTATTGATCTTGGATTAGAGATTTATGAACGGTTGTTTAAAGGCCCTACGATGAGAGGGGCAATGATTGTTGAAGTCCCTTCTGGGAAAAGGCTAGATCCTGATAAAGAAAGAGGAGTAAGGGCTTCCTACCTTGATATGGATAAAGAAACAGAAAGAAAATTAAAAGAAGTTGCAGGAAAAGGTTACACTCAAAATTTAAAAGAGGCTCTTACTCTATCTACAAAAATTCTTTCCTTTGAGGGAGTTCTAGCTGAACTTTGTGTTTCTGATGATCCAGATTATACAACAGGGTATTTTTCTATAAAAGGAAGAGGATACTTTCGCATAAAGAATATAAAATCTCCAGGACTTCCTCGCGGAGGAAGAGCTATTTTTGTGAAAGATATAGAACTTTCCAGTTTTATTGAGTACTTAGAAAAGAAGCCTATTATAGTAAAGGGAGAACCATTCTATTCTTTATTCTCTATTTGAACTTCCTTAGAACTAAAATCACCAGTTTTCACATGACCTTCTATGCTTGCCCCAAGTTCGACAAAAAGTTTTTTTGTAACAATATCTCCCTGGATCTTTCCTGATGATTTTATTTCAACTTCCTCTGACTGAATGTTCCCTTCTATACTTCCCATAACTACTATTTCATTGGTCAGAACGTTCCCTTTTATTCTTCCAGACTCTCCCAAGATGATATAGTCGCCTTTTACATCTCCTACGATTTCGCCATCAATCCTTACCTTCCCTTCTGCGACAATATTACCGTTTATCCTTAAACCTTCTCCAAGAATGCTTCTTATCTCTCCACTACTATTATTCTTCTTTCCCCCTATCATTAAAAACCTCCATATAAGTTAGAGGATTTACAACCTTATCTCTAAACCTAACTGTATAGTGAAGATGAGGACCAGTACTTCTACCCGAATTTCCCATCATTCCTATTATTTGTCCTTTTTCTACAAAATCTCCCTTCTTAACGAAGAACTTTGCTAAGTGTCCATAGTAGGTAGAAAAGTCTTTGCTATGTTTTATAATTAAACACTTCCCCATGGGTCCACACCAGCCAGTTTTAACAACAACCCCATCAGCAGTTGCTCTGACCGGAGTCCCCCAGGTTCCGGCTAAGTCAACTCCCAAGTGGAACTCTATCCTTTTTGTTATAGGGTTTCGTCTTAAACCGAAATCGGAGGTCAGTTTTCCTACTGTAGGATATCCAAGAGGAATTGTCCGTAGGTTATGTATTATGTAATCTAGACTTGGAATAATAGATGAAATATCTATATCTTTTCTTTTTAAGAGTTCGTCGATTGGTATAGCAAGACCACCCTTACCGCCTTCTTCAGAGGAAATTTTTACTCCCACTTTTTTCATTAAGGAGTCGATGATTTCTATCCGCTTTGCAAGTTCGCTTAGAGCGTTTTCTTTTTCCTCTTTTAAAGAAGAAAGTTCTGTTTTAAGCTGTTTATTTTCCTCCTTATATTGAGCTAACTCATTTCTTAAACTGGATATTTCCTTCTCAGTTCTTTTATAGTAGGAGAAAGAAAGGTAAGTCAGGAAGATTGAATATACCATCAAAACAAAAAAGAATATAAAGGTAAACTTTATAAGAAACTTAAGTCTTTTCTTGGAGAATTGATATCTCTTTATTTTTCCAAGTTCATCTTCAATTAGTATTAGTTGAAGATTTTTGTTCCCATCCTTCAATTTTACTTCCCTATACAGAATTTGGAAAAGATTATATCAAACATGTCTTCTGTAGTTACATAACCAACTATTTTCCCTAAGTTTACTAAAGCTTCATCAAGATCAATAGATAGAAACTCAGGAGATTCAAAACCTTGTTGAATGCTGTTAAGGACTTTCTCTAGAGAATTTTTTGCTTTTTCAAGAAGTTCTTTATGTCTTTCGTTAGTGATTAATATTTCTTCTTCCTGAAATACGGTCTCTGGATCTAAAAGAACAAGACTTTTTATTTCCTTACTTAAGTTTTCTATTCCTTCTAGACTTTTTGCACTTAAAGTTATACATCTAAATCCCAATTTTTTTAAATCCTCGCAAGAGACTCTTAACCCTAAATCCCTTTTATTTACAACCAAAATGACATTTTTCTTTTCTTTTAAAATCTTAGCTATTTTCTCGTCTTCCTCTGTATATCCACAAGATCCGTCAATGACAAAAAGAATAACATCCGCTTCCTCAAGGCTTTTTAGACTTCTTTCAATACCTATTTTTTCTACCTTGTCTTGTGCTTCCCTTATACCGGCAGTATCTATAAGTTTTATAGGTATTCCTTCAAAGGTTATTGTTTCTTCTATTATGTCTCTCGTTGTCCCTGGAATTTCCGTAACAATTGCCCTTTCTTCTTTTAAAATTGCATTAAGTAGAGAAGACTTCCCAACGTTAGGCCTACCAACTATTGCTACTTTAATACCTTCTTTTAAGACTTTGCCATCCTTGTAAGAGGATATCAATCTATCAAGTTCCTTTATTACCTTCTTAAGTCTATTTGCGACGTTCCCATATTCCATAACCTCAATGTCTTCCTCTGGAAAGTCGACAGCTGCTTCAATGAAAGCTTTTATTTCCAAAATTTCATCTCGCAAACTCTTTATCTTTTCAGAGAGCTTTCCTTCAAGTTGTTTAAGGGCTAATCTTGCTCCAGTTTCACTTTGGGCATTTATAAGTTCATTGATAGCTTCTGCCTGGACTAAATCTATTTTTCCGTTTATAACGGCTCTTAGTGTAAACTCACCAGGTTCGGCAAGACGAGCTCCTTTTGTAAGGATGAGTCTTAGAATTTTCCGAACGATAACTATCCCACCGTGAGAATGGATTTCTACAACATCTTCACCTGTAAAGGTCTTTGGAGCTTTCATATAAACAGCTAAAACCTCATCCACCGGTTCTTCGTTCTGGTCAACAATAAGCCCGTAATGCATTTTTCTATCTTCGAAGTTTTCCCTTTTCTTTCCGCTTTTTGTTCTGAAAATTTCTTTAAGAATTTTTAGAGAGTTATTTCCAGAAATTCTCACTATCCCTATTGCTCCTTTTCCTATAGGTGTTCCAATTGCAGCTATGGTGTCTTCGCAAAAGTAGTCTTTCATAATACCTCCAAAATTTTGTGTGCTATCATAAATCTAACATTAACAAACAAGGACGAGGATTCTATGTGTGGAATTGTAGGATACATAGGAAAAGATAACGCCAAAAATGTANNNNNNNNNNATAGATGGATTGAAAAGACTGGAATACAGAGGCTACGACTCAGCAGGAATAGCTGTAATAGACAATGGAGAACTAAAGGTTTTCAAGAAAGAAGGAAAAATAAGAAAACTTGAAGTTGAACTTAATAGAATGAACATTTTTTCAGAAATTGGTATAGGACATACCCGTTGGGCAACCCATGGAAAACCGTTAGATATAAATGCCCATCCTCATGTAGATTGCAATCATAAAATAGCTATTGTTCATAACGGAATAATTGAAAACTACTTAGAGTTAAAGAAAAACCTCTTAGATAAAGGACATAAGATTCTTTCTGATACAGATACAGAAATTGTTGTCCATTTAATAGAAGAGGAATTAAAAAATTCTAAAAACTTTTTTGAAGCTTTCAAAAATGCTATTTGAAAGCTAAAAGGTTCCTATGCAATAGGGGTTATCACTGTTTTTGAACCTGATAAGATTTTTGTTGCAAGAAAAGATAGCCCTTTGGTTATTGGAATTGGAGAAGGAGAAAATTTCATCGCTTCTGATGTACCTGCGTTTCTACCGTATACAAACAAAGCTTTGTTCTTAGATGACTTTGAAATTGCAATAGTTGAAAGAGAAAAAGTTAAAGTATTTGACTTTGAAGGAAACAAAAAGGAAAAGAAAGTTCACATGATTCCTTGGTCAATAACTCAAGCAGAGAAAGCAGGTTTTAAACATTTTATGCTAAAAGAAATTTTTGAACAACCAAGGGCAATAGCCGATACAATAAGTGGAAATCTTTCATGGTTTAAAGGAGATGGTTTAGAGATAGAGAACTTTAACAAAGTCCAAATAGTTGCTTGCGGAACTTCTTATCATGCGGGACTTATAGGAAAATTCTATATAGAGAATC
Proteins encoded in this window:
- a CDS encoding peptidoglycan DD-metalloendopeptidase family protein, whose amino-acid sequence is MKDGNKNLQLILIEDELGKIKRYQFSKKRLKFLIKFTFIFFFVLMVYSIFLTYLSFSYYKRTEKEISSLRNELAQYKEENKQLKTELSSLKEEKENALSELAKRIEIIDSLMKKVGVKISSEEGGKGGLAIPIDELLKRKDIDISSIIPSLDYIIHNLRTIPLGYPTVGKLTSDFGLRRNPITKRIEFHLGVDLAGTWGTPVRATADGVVVKTGWCGPMGKCLIIKHSKDFSTYYGHLAKFFVKKGDFVEKGQIIGMMGNSGRSTGPHLHYTVRFRDKVVNPLTYMEVFNDRGKEE
- a CDS encoding 6-carboxyhexanoate--CoA ligase; this translates as MEKKLYSVKMRSSKNGFHISGAERIVSEKEIEKVSMSLIKRALNHSRGKPDFINLKVEEIKEEIVYISPLPIFEITGFTSPYEVLKKLFDLARIPIDLGLEIYERLFKGPTMRGAMIVEVPSGKRLDPDKERGVRASYLDMDKETERKLKEVAGKGYTQNLKEALTLSTKILSFEGVLAELCVSDDPDYTTGYFSIKGRGYFRIKNIKSPGLPRGGRAIFVKDIELSSFIEYLEKKPIIVKGEPFYSLFSI
- a CDS encoding polymer-forming cytoskeletal protein, translating into MIGGKKNNSSGEIRSILGEGLRINGNIVAEGKVRIDGEIVGDVKGDYIILGESGRIKGNVLTNEIVVMGSIEGNIQSEEVEIKSSGKIQGDIVTKKLFVELGASIEGHVKTGDFSSKEVQIENKE
- the mnmE gene encoding tRNA uridine-5-carboxymethylaminomethyl(34) synthesis GTPase MnmE — encoded protein: MKDYFCEDTIAAIGTPIGKGAIGIVRISGNNSLKILKEIFRTKSGKKRENFEDRKMHYGLIVDQNEEPVDEVLAVYMKAPKTFTGEDVVEIHSHGGIVIVRKILRLILTKGARLAEPGEFTLRAVINGKIDLVQAEAINELINAQSETGARLALKQLEGKLSEKIKSLRDEILEIKAFIEAAVDFPEEDIEVMEYGNVANRLKKVIKELDRLISSYKDGKVLKEGIKVAIVGRPNVGKSSLLNAILKEERAIVTEIPGTTRDIIEETITFEGIPIKLIDTAGIREAQDKVEKIGIERSLKSLEEADVILFVIDGSCGYTEEDEKIAKILKEKKNVILVVNKRDLGLRVSCEDLKKLGFRCITLSAKSLEGIENLSKEIKSLVLLDPETVFQEEEILITNERHKELLEKAKNSLEKVLNSIQQGFESPEFLSIDLDEALVNLGKIVGYVTTEDMFDIIFSKFCIGK